TTGATCTTGGAGTAGGGCATCTTCACCTGGTCGTGGTACGCCTGGTTGGCGTTACGCAGACGCGTGAGCATGTCTGCGATCGGGTCGGTCATCGTCATGGATTTCGTCAGCCTTTCTCGCCGGGGTTCCCGGGGCATCGACCCCGGGCCTACGGCGAAGAGCAATACCTAATCGGTGCAGGAGTTCCCGGCCTACAGCCGGGACGCGGTCGCCCTTACCAGGAAGCCTTGGACACACCCGGCAGCTCACCGCGGTGGGCCATCTCCCGGATGCACACCCGGCAGAGACCGAACTTGCGGTAGACCGCCTTCGGACGCCCGCACCGCTGGCAGCGGGTGTAGGCGCGAACCGAGAACTTCGGCTTCGCGGCCGCCTTGATGATCAGCGCCTTCTTGGCCATCTCAGTTCTCCTTGAACGGGAAGCCCAGGAGCTTGAGCAGCGCCCGGCCCTCGTCGTCGGTCGTGGCGGTGGTGACCACCGTGATGTCCATGCCCCGCTGGCGATCGATCCGGTCCTGGTCGATCTCGTGGAACACCGACTGCTCGGTCAGACCGAACGTGTAGTTGCCGTGCCCGTCGAGCTTGCGCCCGTCCAGACCGCGGAAGTCGCGGATACGCGGCAGCGCGATGGACAGCAGCCGGTCCATGAACTCCCACATCCGGTCGCCGCGAAGAGTCACCTTCGCGCCGATCGGCATGCCCTCGCGGAGCTTGAACTGCGCGATGGACTTGGTCGCCCGCCGCACCTGCGGCTTCTGGCCGGTGATCGTGGCGAGGTCGCGGACCGCGCCGTCGATCAGCTTGGCGTCGCGAGCAGCCTCGCCGACACCCATGTTGACGACGATCTTGACCAGCCGCGGCACCTGCATGGGGTTGCCGTAGCTGTGCTGCTCACGCAGCTGCGCCGCGATCTCGTTGCGGTACCGCTCCTTGAGGCGCGGCATGGTCTTTTCGGTAGCCGTGGTCATCACAGGTCCTTACCGGTGCTACGCGCGATGCGGACCTTCTGGCCGTTGTCGTCGATCCGGTAACCGACGCGGGTCGGCTTGCCGTCGGAGTCCAGGACCTGCACGTTCGAGACGTGGATCGCGGCCTCCTGGGTGACGATGCCGCCGGTCTTGGCGCCACGCTGGGTGGTGCTGATGCGGGTGTGCTTCTTGACCCGGTTCACGCCCTCGACCAGGACCTTGTCCTGCCGCGGGTAGGCCGCAATGACCTTGCCCTTGGCACCCTTGTCCTTGCCGGCGATGACGACGACCGTGTCGCCCTTCTTGACCTTCACGGTCACAACACCTCCGGCGCGAGGGAAATAATCTTCATAAACCGCTTGTCCCGCAGCTCCCGGCCCACCGGGCCGAAGATACGGGTACCGCGCGGGTCCCCGCCGTCCTTGATGATGACGGCGGCGTTCTCGTCGAAGCGGATGTACGAGCCGTCCGGCCGCCGCTTCTCCTTGGCGGTGCGGACGATGACCGCCTTGACGACGTCGCCCTTCTTCACACCGGCACCCGGGATCGCGTCCTTGACGGTGGCCACGATGACGTCGCCGATGCTCGCGTAGCGCCGACCGGAGCCACCGAGAACCCGGATGCACAGGATCTCCCGAGCACCCGTGTTGTCGGCGACGCGCAGTCGCGACTCCTGCTGAATCACGTCTATCTCCTATGTCTGCCGGTTCTCCGGCCGCCGTGGCGGCCGGAGCCTGGCGGAACCAACGCCCGACGCAACGCCGGGCGAGCTCGAGCTTTCGCTACTTGGCCTTTTCCAGGACTTCCACGATCCGCCAACGCTTGGTGGCGCTCAGCGGCCGGGTCTCCATGATCAGGACCCGGTCGCCGGTGCCGGCGGCGTTCTGCTCGTCGTGGACCTTCAGCTTGCTGGTCCGGCGCATGATCTTGCCGTACAGCGCGTGCCTGACCCGGTCCTCGACCTCGACCACGACGGTCTTGTCCATCTTGTCGCTCACCACGAGGCCCTCACGGACCTTGCGGCGAGCCCGCACGGTGGCGGTGGTGTTCTCGTCGGTCATGATGCAGTCACCTCAGTCGGCGCGGCCGAGAGCCCCAGCTCACGCTCACGCATGATCGTGTAGATCCGGGCGATCTCCCGACGGATGACCTGCAGCCGCCGGTTGTTGTCCAGCTGCCCGGTTGCGGCCTGCACGCGGAGGTTGAACAGCTCCGCCTTGGCCTCCCGCAGCTTCGTGACCAGCTCCTCTTCGGAGAGCTCACGCAGCTCGGTCGCCTTAACGCCCGCTGCCATCAGGATTCACCCACTTCGCGCGTAACAATGCGGCACTTCATCGGGAGCTTGTGGATCGCGCGACGCATGGCCTCTCGCGCAATCTGCTCGTTGGGGAAGGACATCTCGAAGAGCACCCGCCCCGGCTTGACGTTCGCGACCCACCACTCGGGCGAGCCCTTACCGGAACCCATCCGGGTCTCGGCGGGCTTCTTGGTGAGGGCCTGGTCCGGGAAGATCGTGATCCAGACCTTGCCACCACGCTTGATGTGACGGGTCATCGCGATACGCGCTGACTCGATCTGGCGGTTGGTCACGTACGCCGGCTCGAGAGCCTGGATCCCGAACTCGCCGAACACCACCCGGTTACCACCCTTGGACGCGCCACTGCGGTCCGGGTGGTGCGGCTTGCGGAAGCCCTTCGGGGGCTTGCGCGGCATCAGCATCTGTCAGCCCTCCTGCTGCGTTTCTGCCGGAGCGGAAGCCTTGGCGGCGACAGCAGCGCTGTCGACCGGCTCGCCGCTCGGAGTCTCGGCCTGCTGCGCGATGGTGGTCGCGGCAGCCCGGCCGGCCTCGGTGCCACCGGCAGTCGTGCCGGACGAACCGGACCGACCACGGCGCGGCCGCTCCGGACGGTCGCCACGCTCACCACGACGCGGACGAGACGGACCCGCCTCGGCCGGAGCCTCCCGGCCCGGAACCGCGTCGCCCTTGTAGATCCAGACCTTCACGCCGATCCGGCCGAAGGTGGTACGAGCCTCGAAGAAGCCGTACTCGATGTTGGCCCGCAGCGTGTGCAGCGGAACCCGGCCCTCGCGGTAGAACTCGGTCCGGCTCATCTCGGCGCCGCCGAGACGACCCGAGACCTGCACCCGAATGCCCTTGCAGACCGGGTTCTTCATCGCGGACTGCATGGCCTTGCGCATCGCCCGACGGAAGCTGACCCGGCTGGACAGCTGCTCGGCCACGCCCTGCGCGACAAGCTGTGCGTCCGACTCGGGGTTCTTCACCTCGATGATGTTCAGCTGCACCTGCTTGCCGGTGAGCTTCTCGAGCTCGCCGCGGATCCGGTCGGCCTCCGCACCCTTACGGCCGATGACAATGCCCGGCCGCGCGGTGTGGATGTCGACCCGGACCCGGTCGCGGGTGCGCTCGATGTCGACCTTGGAAATGCCGGCGCGCTCCAGGCCCTTGGACATCATCCGGCGGATCTTGACATCCTCGCCGATGTAGTCCTTGTAGAGCTTGTCCGCGAACCAGCGGGACTTCCAGTCGGTCGAGATGCCGAGCCGGAACCCAGTGGGGTGAACCTTCTGACCCATTACTCGGCGTCCTCCGTCTTGCTCTGCGCTTCGGCCGGTGCGGCCTGCGTCGCCGGGGCGGCCTTCTTCGCCGCGGCCTTCCTCGGCGCTGCCGGCGCGACCGCCTCGACCGCCACGGTGATGTGGCAGGTGCGCTTGCGGATCCGGTACGCCCGGCCCTGCGCCCGCGGCTGGAACCGCTTCATCGTCGGGCCCTCGTCCACGAACGCCTCGCTCACGAGCAGCGCATCGGGGTCCAGCCGCTCGTTGTTCTCCGCGTTGGCGATCGCGCTAGCGAGCACCTTGTACACCTGCTCGCTCGCAGCCTGCGGCGCGAACTGCAGCACCGTGAGAGCCTCCTTCGCGGGCAGGCCGCGGACGAGGTTGACCACCCGGCGCGCCTTCATCGGCGAGATGCGCACGTGCCGCGCAACCGCCCGCGCGCCCGGAAGCACCGGAGCGTCGCCCTTTCCTGGCATCGCTGTAACCCCTTGTTCCCTCTATCCGTATGCCCGCGGCGTCAGCGCCGACGGCTCTTCCGGTCGTCCTTCTCGTGACCCTTGAACGTGCGGGTCAGCGCGAACTCGCCGAGCTTGTGCCCGACCATCGCCTCGGTCACGAACACCGGGACGTGCTTGCGTCCGTCGTGCACCGCGATCGTGTGCCCGAGCATCTCCGGGATGATCGTCGAGCGCCGCGACCAGGTCTTGATCACGTTCTTCGAGCCCTTGTCGTTCTGAACTTCCACCTTCTTGAGCAGGTGGTCGTCGACGAACGGGCCCTTCTTCAGGCTGCGAGGCATGTCTTATCTCCCTCAGCCGCGCTTACGCGTGGCGTAGCGACGGCGGACGATCAGCCGGTCACTCGGCTGGCCCTTACGGCGGGTGCGGCCCTCGGGCTTACCCTGCGGGTTGACCGGGTGGCGACCACCGGAGGTCTTACCCTCACCACCACCGTGCGGGTGGTCGACCGGGTTCATGGCGACACCACGGACGGTCGGGCGCTTGCCCTTCCACCGCATCCGGCCGGCCTTGCCCCAGTTGATGTTCGACTGATCGGCGTTGCCGATCTCGCCGACGCTGGCGCGGCAGCGCACGTCCACCCGCCGGATCTCACCGGACGGCATACGCAGGGTCGCGTACGCGCCCTCCCGGCCGAGCAGCTGGATACCGACGCCGGCGGACCGGGCCAGCTTGGCCCCGCCACCCGGACGCAGCTCCACGTTGTGAATCGTGGTACCGACCGGGATGTTGCGCAGCGGCAGGTTGTTGCCGGGCTTGATGTCGGCGCCCGGGCCGGACTCGACGCGGTCGCCCTGCTTCATGTCCTTCGGCGCGAGGATGTACCGCTTCTCGCCGTCGGCGTAGTGCAGCAGCGCGATGCGCGCCGTGCGGTTCGGGTCGTACTCGATGTGAGCGACCTTCGCCGGCACGCCGTCCTTGTCGACCCGCTTGAAGTCGATCAGACGGTACTGGCGCTTGTGACCGCCACCGTGGTGCCGCGTGGTGATCCGGCCGTGGGCGTTACGCCCGCCCTTCTTCGGCAACGGAGCCAGCAGCGACTTCTCCGGCGTGGACCGGGTGATCTCGGCGAAGTCGGCGACACTGGAGCCTCGTCGGCCCGGCGTCGTCGGCTTGTATTTACGGATAGCCATTGTCTACACCCCTCAGCTGACCGGGCCGCCGAAGGCCTCGATACGGTCACCGTCAGCCAGCTTCACGATCGCCCGCTTGGTCGCCTTGCGCTGACCGAAGCCGGTCTTGGTGCGCTTGCGCTTGCCCTGGCGGTTGAGCGTGTTGACCGTCAGGACGCGGACGTTGAAGATCTGCTGGATAGCGATCTTGATCTCGGTCTTGTTCGCGTCCGGGTGCACCAGGAAGGTGTACCAGTTCCGGTTCAGCTCGCTGTAGCTCTTCTCCGAGACGACCGGCGCCACGATGATGTCGCGCGGGTCGGCGATGGTGCTCACTTGCCACCCTCCTCGGTGGTCTCGGCGGGCACGCCCAGGAACTCGTCCAGGGCGTCCTTGGTGAAGACCACGTCGTCGGCCACCAGCACGTCGTACGTGTTCAGCTGGCCGGACTCGATCAGGTGCACCCGCGGCTCGTTGCGCAGGGACACCCAGTTCAGCTCGTCGGTGCTGCTCAGCACGACCAGGACCCGACGGGCCTCGGTGAGCTTGGTCAGCGTGGCCAGGGCCGCCTTGGTCGACGGCTTCTCGCCCGAGACGAACGCCTCGACGACGTGCACCTGCCCGGCGCGGGCCCGGTCGGAGAGGGCACCCCGCAGCGCGGCGGCCTTCATCTTCTTCGGGGTCCGCTGGCTGTAGTCGCGCGGCACGGGACCGTGCACCACGCCACCGCCGGCGAACTGCGGCGCGCGGATCGAGCCCTGCCGGGCGCGACCGGTGCCCTTCTGCTTGTACGGCTTCTTGCCGCCACCGGCGACCTCGCCGCGGGTCTTGGCCTTGTGCGTGCCCTGTCGGGCCGCCGCGAGCTGGGCCACCACGACCTGGTGCATCAGCGCGACGTTGGCCTGCACGTCGAAGATGTCAGCCGGCAGCTCGACGGAGCCGCTGGTGCTGCCTTCGACGGTGCGCACGTCAACGGTGGTCACTTGGCCGCACCGCCCTTCTTCACCTTGCTCTTGGCCGCGGTACGGACCAGAACCAGCGCGCCCTTGGGACCAGGAATGGCACCACGGACGAGCAGGAGGTTGTTCTCGGTGTCGACCGCCTGGACGGTGAGGTTCTGCACGGTGTACCGCACGCCACCCATCCGGCCGGCCATCCGGGTGCCCTTG
The nucleotide sequence above comes from Micromonospora sp. NBC_00389. Encoded proteins:
- the rplP gene encoding 50S ribosomal protein L16 — protein: MLMPRKPPKGFRKPHHPDRSGASKGGNRVVFGEFGIQALEPAYVTNRQIESARIAMTRHIKRGGKVWITIFPDQALTKKPAETRMGSGKGSPEWWVANVKPGRVLFEMSFPNEQIAREAMRRAIHKLPMKCRIVTREVGES
- the rplD gene encoding 50S ribosomal protein L4, translating into MTTVDVRTVEGSTSGSVELPADIFDVQANVALMHQVVVAQLAAARQGTHKAKTRGEVAGGGKKPYKQKGTGRARQGSIRAPQFAGGGVVHGPVPRDYSQRTPKKMKAAALRGALSDRARAGQVHVVEAFVSGEKPSTKAALATLTKLTEARRVLVVLSSTDELNWVSLRNEPRVHLIESGQLNTYDVLVADDVVFTKDALDEFLGVPAETTEEGGK
- the rplB gene encoding 50S ribosomal protein L2, with product MAIRKYKPTTPGRRGSSVADFAEITRSTPEKSLLAPLPKKGGRNAHGRITTRHHGGGHKRQYRLIDFKRVDKDGVPAKVAHIEYDPNRTARIALLHYADGEKRYILAPKDMKQGDRVESGPGADIKPGNNLPLRNIPVGTTIHNVELRPGGGAKLARSAGVGIQLLGREGAYATLRMPSGEIRRVDVRCRASVGEIGNADQSNINWGKAGRMRWKGKRPTVRGVAMNPVDHPHGGGEGKTSGGRHPVNPQGKPEGRTRRKGQPSDRLIVRRRYATRKRG
- the rpsS gene encoding 30S ribosomal protein S19, producing MPRSLKKGPFVDDHLLKKVEVQNDKGSKNVIKTWSRRSTIIPEMLGHTIAVHDGRKHVPVFVTEAMVGHKLGEFALTRTFKGHEKDDRKSRRR
- the rpmC gene encoding 50S ribosomal protein L29 produces the protein MAAGVKATELRELSEEELVTKLREAKAELFNLRVQAATGQLDNNRRLQVIRREIARIYTIMRERELGLSAAPTEVTAS
- the rplX gene encoding 50S ribosomal protein L24: MTVKVKKGDTVVVIAGKDKGAKGKVIAAYPRQDKVLVEGVNRVKKHTRISTTQRGAKTGGIVTQEAAIHVSNVQVLDSDGKPTRVGYRIDDNGQKVRIARSTGKDL
- the rplE gene encoding 50S ribosomal protein L5; protein product: MTTATEKTMPRLKERYRNEIAAQLREQHSYGNPMQVPRLVKIVVNMGVGEAARDAKLIDGAVRDLATITGQKPQVRRATKSIAQFKLREGMPIGAKVTLRGDRMWEFMDRLLSIALPRIRDFRGLDGRKLDGHGNYTFGLTEQSVFHEIDQDRIDRQRGMDITVVTTATTDDEGRALLKLLGFPFKEN
- the rplV gene encoding 50S ribosomal protein L22, whose protein sequence is MPGKGDAPVLPGARAVARHVRISPMKARRVVNLVRGLPAKEALTVLQFAPQAASEQVYKVLASAIANAENNERLDPDALLVSEAFVDEGPTMKRFQPRAQGRAYRIRKRTCHITVAVEAVAPAAPRKAAAKKAAPATQAAPAEAQSKTEDAE
- the rplW gene encoding 50S ribosomal protein L23 is translated as MSTIADPRDIIVAPVVSEKSYSELNRNWYTFLVHPDANKTEIKIAIQQIFNVRVLTVNTLNRQGKRKRTKTGFGQRKATKRAIVKLADGDRIEAFGGPVS
- the rplN gene encoding 50S ribosomal protein L14 translates to MIQQESRLRVADNTGAREILCIRVLGGSGRRYASIGDVIVATVKDAIPGAGVKKGDVVKAVIVRTAKEKRRPDGSYIRFDENAAVIIKDGGDPRGTRIFGPVGRELRDKRFMKIISLAPEVL
- a CDS encoding type Z 30S ribosomal protein S14 yields the protein MAKKALIIKAAAKPKFSVRAYTRCQRCGRPKAVYRKFGLCRVCIREMAHRGELPGVSKASW
- the rpsQ gene encoding 30S ribosomal protein S17 — translated: MTDENTTATVRARRKVREGLVVSDKMDKTVVVEVEDRVRHALYGKIMRRTSKLKVHDEQNAAGTGDRVLIMETRPLSATKRWRIVEVLEKAK
- the rpsC gene encoding 30S ribosomal protein S3, with amino-acid sequence MGQKVHPTGFRLGISTDWKSRWFADKLYKDYIGEDVKIRRMMSKGLERAGISKVDIERTRDRVRVDIHTARPGIVIGRKGAEADRIRGELEKLTGKQVQLNIIEVKNPESDAQLVAQGVAEQLSSRVSFRRAMRKAMQSAMKNPVCKGIRVQVSGRLGGAEMSRTEFYREGRVPLHTLRANIEYGFFEARTTFGRIGVKVWIYKGDAVPGREAPAEAGPSRPRRGERGDRPERPRRGRSGSSGTTAGGTEAGRAAATTIAQQAETPSGEPVDSAAVAAKASAPAETQQEG